A single Lathamus discolor isolate bLatDis1 chromosome 16, bLatDis1.hap1, whole genome shotgun sequence DNA region contains:
- the ESPN gene encoding espin isoform X6, which yields MALERALLAARQGDVEALRGLRAAGLLRPGLRDALGASPAHHAARAGRLACLRFLAAEAALRGDARARNGATPAHDAAATGNLACLQWLLTQGGCGVQDTDNSGATILHLAARFGHHEVIEWLLRFGGSDPTAATNTGALPIHYAAAKGDFPSLRLLLGHCPSTLSAQTKTGATPLYLACQEGHLEIIQYLVQDCGADPHTRAHDGMTPLHAAAQMGHNTVIVWLMSFTTVSLSERDAEGATAMHFAASRGHAKVLSWLLLHGGEITADGWGGTPLHDAAENGELECCQILVVNGTDLSIRDQDGYTAADLADYNGHSHCAQYLRTVENMSVEHRVLSRDPSADGECRQPDSGMSSPNTTASAPQARFEVGSPTSTLSNYDSCHSSQSSTGDKRGGPPGAPASRVPEPALADMQAYMDMLDPETRPRGRGPAGEGPPPPPPPTFPPPPPPPPGYPAPAPPAAPHTADIYVRAKNNLRHVESQALRRELASRESSPEGLRRVDSSRRSRNFGKQPSTGDYYKHLGHGAAEQPGARRMAHSEEASPISADTMRNGESKPGAEMPPPPPPPPLPDATCPTAPPPPPMAETPAGARRSSSSTGSTKSFNMMSPTGDNSELLAEIKAGKSLKPTPQSKGFTTVFSGSGQAGANAESPVSSPSPTRTPTPPATPEATGPPPCLAGSSPEPVLNGSSPVPAAGAGAAVEAEALVPSHDEQGRPIPEWKRQVMVRKLQLRMQEEEEQRRKEQEEEARLASMPAWRRDILRKKLEEEREQKRKEQEKLKREEEEKEKEQSEKLRTLGYDETKLAPWQRQIILKKGDIAKH from the exons ATGGCGCTGGAGCGGGCGCTGCTGGCGGCCCGTCAGGGAGACGTGGAGGCGCTCCGGGGGCTGCGGGCGGCCGGGCTGCTGCGGCCGGGGCTGCGGGACGCGCTGGGCGCCTCCCCCGCGCACCACGCTGCCCGCGCCGGCCGCCTCGCCTGCCTCCGCTTCCTGGCGGCTGAGGCCGCTCTGCGGGGGGACGCGCGGGCCCGCAACGGGGCCACACCGGCCCACGACGCCGCCGCCACCGGCAACCTGGCCTGTCTGCAGTGGCTGCTCACGCAGGGGGGCTGCGGCGTGCAG GATACAGACAACTCCGGTGCCACCATCCTACACCTGGCAGCCCGTTTCGGTCACCACGAGGTGATCGAGTGGCTCCTCCGCTTCGGAGGCAGCGACCCCACAGCAGCCACCAACACGGGAGCGCTGCCCATCCACTACGCCGCGGCCAAAGGGGATTTCCCTTCCCTGCGACTCCTCTTGGGACACTGCCCCAG CACTCTGAGTGCCCAGACCAAGACGGGGGCCACCCCGCTGTACCTCGCCTGCCAGGAGGGCCacctggagatcatccagtacCTGGTGCAGGACTGCGGGGCTGATCCCCACACACGTGCCCACGATGGCATGACCCCGCTGCACGCTGCCGCACAGATGGGCCATAACACCGTCATCGTCTGGCTG ATGAGCTTCACGACGGTGAGCCTGTCGGAGCGGGACGCCGAGGGCGCCACGGCCATGCACTTCGCCGCCAGCCGTGGCCATGCCAAAGTGctgagctggctgctgctgcacggTGGGGAGATCACCGCGGACGGCTGGGGCGGAACACCGCTGCACGACGCTGCCGAGAATGGCGAGCTGGAG tgctgccagATCCTGGTGGTGAACGGCACCGACCTCAGCATCCGCGACCAGGACGGCTACACGGCAGCCGACCTCGCCGACTACAATGGCCACAGCCACTGCGCGCAGTACCTGCGCACCGTGGAGAACATG AGCGTGGAGCACCGCGTGCTGTCGCGGGACCCCTCGGCGGATGGGGAGTGCCGGCAGCCGGACTCGGGCATGTCCTCACCCAACACCACGGCGTCGGCACCCCAGGCGCGCTTCGAGGTGGGCTCCCCCACCAGCACCCTCTCCAACTACGACTCCTGCCACTCCAGCCAGTCCAGCACCGGCGACAAGAGGGGCGGCCCCCCGGGGGCCCCCGCCTCCC GGGTGCCCGAGCCGGCGCTGGCGGACATGCAGGCGTACATGGACATGCTGGACCCCGAGACGCGGCCGCGGGGACGGGGGCCCGCAGGGGAGGGTCCCCCCCCGCCTCCGCCCCCCACATTCCCCCCACCACCGCCACCACCCCCCGGGTACCCCGCGCCCGCCCCCCCCGCCGCACCCCACACCGCAGACATCTACGTGCGGGCCAAGAACAACCTGCGGCACGTGGAGAGCCAGGCGCTGCGCCGAGAG TTGGCATCACGCGAGAGCAGCCCCGAGGGCCTGCGCAGGGTGGACTCCAGCCGGCGGTCGAGGAACTTTGGCAAGCAGCCAAGCACCGGTGACTACTACAAGCACCTGGGGCACGGTGCAGCCGAGCAGCCCGGCGCCCGGCGGATGGCGCACAGCGAGGAG GCATCGCCCATCTCAGCGGACACCATGCGCAATGGGGAAAGCAAGCCCGGTGCCGAGATGCCGCCACCACCGCCACCACCACCGCTGCCCGATGCcacctgccccacagctccacCGCCACCGCCGATGGCCGAGACCCCCGCCGGCGCGCGCCGCTCGTCCTCCTCCACGGGAA GCACCAAGTCCTTCAACATGATGTCCCCCACCGGTGACAACTCGGAGCTGCTGGCTGAGATCAAGGCTGGGAAGAGCCTCAAGCCGACACCACAGAGCAAAGGTTTCACCACCGTCTTCTCCGGCAGCGGCCAGGCAGGGGCCAAC GCAGAGTCGCCGGTGTCCTCCCCATCACCCACCAGGACACCCACCCCTCCGGCCACCCCTGAGGCCACCGGGCCACCGCCCTGCCTGGCAGGCAGCTCACCGGAGCCGGTGCTCAATGGGAGCTCGCCGGTGCCGGCGGCAGGCGCTGGGGCAGCGGTGGAGGCGGAGGCGCTGGTGCCGAGCCACGATGAGCAGGGCCGGCCCATTCCCGAGTGGAAGCGGCAGGTGATGGTGCGCAAGCTGCAGCTCCGcatgcaggaggaagaggagcagcgCCGCAAG gagcaggaggaggaggcgcGCCTGGCCAGCATGCCGGCCTGGAGGAGGGACATCCTGCGCaagaagctggaggaggagag AGAGCAGAAACG GAAAGAGCAGGAGAAGCTGaagcgggaggaggaggagaaggagaaggagcagtCGGAAAAGCTAAGGACTCTCGGGTACGATGAGACAAAGCTGGCACCCTGGCAGCGGCAGATCATCCTCAAGAAGGGGGACATAGCCAAGCACTAG
- the ESPN gene encoding espin isoform X5 — MALERALLAARQGDVEALRGLRAAGLLRPGLRDALGASPAHHAARAGRLACLRFLAAEAALRGDARARNGATPAHDAAATGNLACLQWLLTQGGCGVQDTDNSGATILHLAARFGHHEVIEWLLRFGGSDPTAATNTGALPIHYAAAKGDFPSLRLLLGHCPSTLSAQTKTGATPLYLACQEGHLEIIQYLVQDCGADPHTRAHDGMTPLHAAAQMGHNTVIVWLMSFTTVSLSERDAEGATAMHFAASRGHAKVLSWLLLHGGEITADGWGGTPLHDAAENGELECCQILVVNGTDLSIRDQDGYTAADLADYNGHSHCAQYLRTVENMSVEHRVLSRDPSADGECRQPDSGMSSPNTTASAPQARFEVGSPTSTLSNYDSCHSSQSSTGDKRGGPPGAPASRECGAVGRRAGGTGPAPPDPLPCAGVPEPALADMQAYMDMLDPETRPRGRGPAGEGPPPPPPPTFPPPPPPPPGYPAPAPPAAPHTADIYVRAKNNLRHVESQALRRELASRESSPEGLRRVDSSRRSRNFGKQPSTGDYYKHLGHGAAEQPGARRMAHSEEASPISADTMRNGESKPGAEMPPPPPPPPLPDATCPTAPPPPPMAETPAGARRSSSSTGSTKSFNMMSPTGDNSELLAEIKAGKSLKPTPQSKGFTTVFSGSGQAGANAESPVSSPSPTRTPTPPATPEATGPPPCLAGSSPEPVLNGSSPVPAAGAGAAVEAEALVPSHDEQGRPIPEWKRQVMVRKLQLRMQEEEEQRRKEQEEEARLASMPAWRRDILRKKLEEEREQKRKEQEKLKREEEEKEKEQSEKLRTLGYDETKLAPWQRQIILKKGDIAKH; from the exons ATGGCGCTGGAGCGGGCGCTGCTGGCGGCCCGTCAGGGAGACGTGGAGGCGCTCCGGGGGCTGCGGGCGGCCGGGCTGCTGCGGCCGGGGCTGCGGGACGCGCTGGGCGCCTCCCCCGCGCACCACGCTGCCCGCGCCGGCCGCCTCGCCTGCCTCCGCTTCCTGGCGGCTGAGGCCGCTCTGCGGGGGGACGCGCGGGCCCGCAACGGGGCCACACCGGCCCACGACGCCGCCGCCACCGGCAACCTGGCCTGTCTGCAGTGGCTGCTCACGCAGGGGGGCTGCGGCGTGCAG GATACAGACAACTCCGGTGCCACCATCCTACACCTGGCAGCCCGTTTCGGTCACCACGAGGTGATCGAGTGGCTCCTCCGCTTCGGAGGCAGCGACCCCACAGCAGCCACCAACACGGGAGCGCTGCCCATCCACTACGCCGCGGCCAAAGGGGATTTCCCTTCCCTGCGACTCCTCTTGGGACACTGCCCCAG CACTCTGAGTGCCCAGACCAAGACGGGGGCCACCCCGCTGTACCTCGCCTGCCAGGAGGGCCacctggagatcatccagtacCTGGTGCAGGACTGCGGGGCTGATCCCCACACACGTGCCCACGATGGCATGACCCCGCTGCACGCTGCCGCACAGATGGGCCATAACACCGTCATCGTCTGGCTG ATGAGCTTCACGACGGTGAGCCTGTCGGAGCGGGACGCCGAGGGCGCCACGGCCATGCACTTCGCCGCCAGCCGTGGCCATGCCAAAGTGctgagctggctgctgctgcacggTGGGGAGATCACCGCGGACGGCTGGGGCGGAACACCGCTGCACGACGCTGCCGAGAATGGCGAGCTGGAG tgctgccagATCCTGGTGGTGAACGGCACCGACCTCAGCATCCGCGACCAGGACGGCTACACGGCAGCCGACCTCGCCGACTACAATGGCCACAGCCACTGCGCGCAGTACCTGCGCACCGTGGAGAACATG AGCGTGGAGCACCGCGTGCTGTCGCGGGACCCCTCGGCGGATGGGGAGTGCCGGCAGCCGGACTCGGGCATGTCCTCACCCAACACCACGGCGTCGGCACCCCAGGCGCGCTTCGAGGTGGGCTCCCCCACCAGCACCCTCTCCAACTACGACTCCTGCCACTCCAGCCAGTCCAGCACCGGCGACAAGAGGGGCGGCCCCCCGGGGGCCCCCGCCTCCCGTGAGTGCGGGGCCGTGGGGCGCAGGGCGGGGGGCACGGGGCCAGCCCCCCCTGACCCCCTGCCCTGCGCAGGGGTGCCCGAGCCGGCGCTGGCGGACATGCAGGCGTACATGGACATGCTGGACCCCGAGACGCGGCCGCGGGGACGGGGGCCCGCAGGGGAGGGTCCCCCCCCGCCTCCGCCCCCCACATTCCCCCCACCACCGCCACCACCCCCCGGGTACCCCGCGCCCGCCCCCCCCGCCGCACCCCACACCGCAGACATCTACGTGCGGGCCAAGAACAACCTGCGGCACGTGGAGAGCCAGGCGCTGCGCCGAGAG TTGGCATCACGCGAGAGCAGCCCCGAGGGCCTGCGCAGGGTGGACTCCAGCCGGCGGTCGAGGAACTTTGGCAAGCAGCCAAGCACCGGTGACTACTACAAGCACCTGGGGCACGGTGCAGCCGAGCAGCCCGGCGCCCGGCGGATGGCGCACAGCGAGGAG GCATCGCCCATCTCAGCGGACACCATGCGCAATGGGGAAAGCAAGCCCGGTGCCGAGATGCCGCCACCACCGCCACCACCACCGCTGCCCGATGCcacctgccccacagctccacCGCCACCGCCGATGGCCGAGACCCCCGCCGGCGCGCGCCGCTCGTCCTCCTCCACGGGAA GCACCAAGTCCTTCAACATGATGTCCCCCACCGGTGACAACTCGGAGCTGCTGGCTGAGATCAAGGCTGGGAAGAGCCTCAAGCCGACACCACAGAGCAAAGGTTTCACCACCGTCTTCTCCGGCAGCGGCCAGGCAGGGGCCAAC GCAGAGTCGCCGGTGTCCTCCCCATCACCCACCAGGACACCCACCCCTCCGGCCACCCCTGAGGCCACCGGGCCACCGCCCTGCCTGGCAGGCAGCTCACCGGAGCCGGTGCTCAATGGGAGCTCGCCGGTGCCGGCGGCAGGCGCTGGGGCAGCGGTGGAGGCGGAGGCGCTGGTGCCGAGCCACGATGAGCAGGGCCGGCCCATTCCCGAGTGGAAGCGGCAGGTGATGGTGCGCAAGCTGCAGCTCCGcatgcaggaggaagaggagcagcgCCGCAAG gagcaggaggaggaggcgcGCCTGGCCAGCATGCCGGCCTGGAGGAGGGACATCCTGCGCaagaagctggaggaggagag AGAGCAGAAACG GAAAGAGCAGGAGAAGCTGaagcgggaggaggaggagaaggagaaggagcagtCGGAAAAGCTAAGGACTCTCGGGTACGATGAGACAAAGCTGGCACCCTGGCAGCGGCAGATCATCCTCAAGAAGGGGGACATAGCCAAGCACTAG
- the ESPN gene encoding espin isoform X4 has protein sequence MALERALLAARQGDVEALRGLRAAGLLRPGLRDALGASPAHHAARAGRLACLRFLAAEAALRGDARARNGATPAHDAAATGNLACLQWLLTQGGCGVQDTDNSGATILHLAARFGHHEVIEWLLRFGGSDPTAATNTGALPIHYAAAKGDFPSLRLLLGHCPSTLSAQTKTGATPLYLACQEGHLEIIQYLVQDCGADPHTRAHDGMTPLHAAAQMGHNTVIVWLMSFTTVSLSERDAEGATAMHFAASRGHAKVLSWLLLHGGEITADGWGGTPLHDAAENGELECCQILVVNGTDLSIRDQDGYTAADLADYNGHSHCAQYLRTVENMSVEHRVLSRDPSADGECRQPDSGMSSPNTTASAPQARFEVGSPTSTLSNYDSCHSSQSSTGDKRGGPPGAPASRVPEPALADMQAYMDMLDPETRPRGRGPAGEGPPPPPPPTFPPPPPPPPGYPAPAPPAAPHTADIYVRAKNNLRHVESQALRRELASRESSPEGLRRVDSSRRSRNFGKQPSTGDYYKHLGHGAAEQPGARRMAHSEEVRAGPCAASLRVAQHHRHHAMPAPVLLQASPISADTMRNGESKPGAEMPPPPPPPPLPDATCPTAPPPPPMAETPAGARRSSSSTGSTKSFNMMSPTGDNSELLAEIKAGKSLKPTPQSKGFTTVFSGSGQAGANAESPVSSPSPTRTPTPPATPEATGPPPCLAGSSPEPVLNGSSPVPAAGAGAAVEAEALVPSHDEQGRPIPEWKRQVMVRKLQLRMQEEEEQRRKEQEEEARLASMPAWRRDILRKKLEEEREQKRKEQEKLKREEEEKEKEQSEKLRTLGYDETKLAPWQRQIILKKGDIAKH, from the exons ATGGCGCTGGAGCGGGCGCTGCTGGCGGCCCGTCAGGGAGACGTGGAGGCGCTCCGGGGGCTGCGGGCGGCCGGGCTGCTGCGGCCGGGGCTGCGGGACGCGCTGGGCGCCTCCCCCGCGCACCACGCTGCCCGCGCCGGCCGCCTCGCCTGCCTCCGCTTCCTGGCGGCTGAGGCCGCTCTGCGGGGGGACGCGCGGGCCCGCAACGGGGCCACACCGGCCCACGACGCCGCCGCCACCGGCAACCTGGCCTGTCTGCAGTGGCTGCTCACGCAGGGGGGCTGCGGCGTGCAG GATACAGACAACTCCGGTGCCACCATCCTACACCTGGCAGCCCGTTTCGGTCACCACGAGGTGATCGAGTGGCTCCTCCGCTTCGGAGGCAGCGACCCCACAGCAGCCACCAACACGGGAGCGCTGCCCATCCACTACGCCGCGGCCAAAGGGGATTTCCCTTCCCTGCGACTCCTCTTGGGACACTGCCCCAG CACTCTGAGTGCCCAGACCAAGACGGGGGCCACCCCGCTGTACCTCGCCTGCCAGGAGGGCCacctggagatcatccagtacCTGGTGCAGGACTGCGGGGCTGATCCCCACACACGTGCCCACGATGGCATGACCCCGCTGCACGCTGCCGCACAGATGGGCCATAACACCGTCATCGTCTGGCTG ATGAGCTTCACGACGGTGAGCCTGTCGGAGCGGGACGCCGAGGGCGCCACGGCCATGCACTTCGCCGCCAGCCGTGGCCATGCCAAAGTGctgagctggctgctgctgcacggTGGGGAGATCACCGCGGACGGCTGGGGCGGAACACCGCTGCACGACGCTGCCGAGAATGGCGAGCTGGAG tgctgccagATCCTGGTGGTGAACGGCACCGACCTCAGCATCCGCGACCAGGACGGCTACACGGCAGCCGACCTCGCCGACTACAATGGCCACAGCCACTGCGCGCAGTACCTGCGCACCGTGGAGAACATG AGCGTGGAGCACCGCGTGCTGTCGCGGGACCCCTCGGCGGATGGGGAGTGCCGGCAGCCGGACTCGGGCATGTCCTCACCCAACACCACGGCGTCGGCACCCCAGGCGCGCTTCGAGGTGGGCTCCCCCACCAGCACCCTCTCCAACTACGACTCCTGCCACTCCAGCCAGTCCAGCACCGGCGACAAGAGGGGCGGCCCCCCGGGGGCCCCCGCCTCCC GGGTGCCCGAGCCGGCGCTGGCGGACATGCAGGCGTACATGGACATGCTGGACCCCGAGACGCGGCCGCGGGGACGGGGGCCCGCAGGGGAGGGTCCCCCCCCGCCTCCGCCCCCCACATTCCCCCCACCACCGCCACCACCCCCCGGGTACCCCGCGCCCGCCCCCCCCGCCGCACCCCACACCGCAGACATCTACGTGCGGGCCAAGAACAACCTGCGGCACGTGGAGAGCCAGGCGCTGCGCCGAGAG TTGGCATCACGCGAGAGCAGCCCCGAGGGCCTGCGCAGGGTGGACTCCAGCCGGCGGTCGAGGAACTTTGGCAAGCAGCCAAGCACCGGTGACTACTACAAGCACCTGGGGCACGGTGCAGCCGAGCAGCCCGGCGCCCGGCGGATGGCGCACAGCGAGGAGGTGAGAGCGGGGCCCTGTGCCGCAAGCCTGCGCGTGGCTCAGCACCACCGACACCACGCGATGCCTGCCCCTGTTCTCCTCCAGGCATCGCCCATCTCAGCGGACACCATGCGCAATGGGGAAAGCAAGCCCGGTGCCGAGATGCCGCCACCACCGCCACCACCACCGCTGCCCGATGCcacctgccccacagctccacCGCCACCGCCGATGGCCGAGACCCCCGCCGGCGCGCGCCGCTCGTCCTCCTCCACGGGAA GCACCAAGTCCTTCAACATGATGTCCCCCACCGGTGACAACTCGGAGCTGCTGGCTGAGATCAAGGCTGGGAAGAGCCTCAAGCCGACACCACAGAGCAAAGGTTTCACCACCGTCTTCTCCGGCAGCGGCCAGGCAGGGGCCAAC GCAGAGTCGCCGGTGTCCTCCCCATCACCCACCAGGACACCCACCCCTCCGGCCACCCCTGAGGCCACCGGGCCACCGCCCTGCCTGGCAGGCAGCTCACCGGAGCCGGTGCTCAATGGGAGCTCGCCGGTGCCGGCGGCAGGCGCTGGGGCAGCGGTGGAGGCGGAGGCGCTGGTGCCGAGCCACGATGAGCAGGGCCGGCCCATTCCCGAGTGGAAGCGGCAGGTGATGGTGCGCAAGCTGCAGCTCCGcatgcaggaggaagaggagcagcgCCGCAAG gagcaggaggaggaggcgcGCCTGGCCAGCATGCCGGCCTGGAGGAGGGACATCCTGCGCaagaagctggaggaggagag AGAGCAGAAACG GAAAGAGCAGGAGAAGCTGaagcgggaggaggaggagaaggagaaggagcagtCGGAAAAGCTAAGGACTCTCGGGTACGATGAGACAAAGCTGGCACCCTGGCAGCGGCAGATCATCCTCAAGAAGGGGGACATAGCCAAGCACTAG
- the ESPN gene encoding espin isoform X2 yields the protein MALERALLAARQGDVEALRGLRAAGLLRPGLRDALGASPAHHAARAGRLACLRFLAAEAALRGDARARNGATPAHDAAATGNLACLQWLLTQGGCGVQDTDNSGATILHLAARFGHHEVIEWLLRFGGSDPTAATNTGALPIHYAAAKGDFPSLRLLLGHCPSTLSAQTKTGATPLYLACQEGHLEIIQYLVQDCGADPHTRAHDGMTPLHAAAQMGHNTVIVWLMSFTTVSLSERDAEGATAMHFAASRGHAKVLSWLLLHGGEITADGWGGTPLHDAAENGELECCQILVVNGTDLSIRDQDGYTAADLADYNGHSHCAQYLRTVENMSVEHRVLSRDPSADGECRQPDSGMSSPNTTASAPQARFEVGSPTSTLSNYDSCHSSQSSTGDKRGGPPGAPASRVPEPALADMQAYMDMLDPETRPRGRGPAGEGPPPPPPPTFPPPPPPPPGYPAPAPPAAPHTADIYVRAKNNLRHVESQALRRELASRESSPEGLRRVDSSRRSRNFGKQPSTGDYYKHLGHGAAEQPGARRMAHSEEASPISADTMRNGESKPGAEMPPPPPPPPLPDATCPTAPPPPPMAETPAGARRSSSSTGSTKSFNMMSPTGDNSELLAEIKAGKSLKPTPQSKGFTTVFSGSGQAGANAESPVSSPSPTRTPTPPATPEATGPPPCLAGSSPEPVLNGSSPVPAAGAGAAVEAEALVPSHDEQGRPIPEWKRQVMVRKLQLRMQEEEEQRRKPGSRSPPPCRHGPPGAAGQPMREEDVRHVERRLGSLRVMREAQPGPPLPGQLEQELVPLLPRRTAPAPRGAPARQDGPVCGLGAGSSPGTPHDAQREIRGCGVSVRSLKANYEGPGGGPAPLPRVTKRKRSQPPGSTRRPVLEEEYGAEARKERAIRLFLEHWRKRVLAAVPGEERLQWPGGRRRAAGRLLARWRSIARRVPGRQLRRLSRATALYWPQHFLPHVGGSPVPHDSLPLDLFMLGYFQLLEMPLSPEERRFRHLLCYEMFDRLGSHSWHRVRRFHRAALERVEAGHRCWCDGFEDLVHEFFGDSPATAAPSPPQPRAVPAPQGEGAAAPAPVPELGEFSEEDVCRFIDRSFSFWKEKEVEMSDT from the exons ATGGCGCTGGAGCGGGCGCTGCTGGCGGCCCGTCAGGGAGACGTGGAGGCGCTCCGGGGGCTGCGGGCGGCCGGGCTGCTGCGGCCGGGGCTGCGGGACGCGCTGGGCGCCTCCCCCGCGCACCACGCTGCCCGCGCCGGCCGCCTCGCCTGCCTCCGCTTCCTGGCGGCTGAGGCCGCTCTGCGGGGGGACGCGCGGGCCCGCAACGGGGCCACACCGGCCCACGACGCCGCCGCCACCGGCAACCTGGCCTGTCTGCAGTGGCTGCTCACGCAGGGGGGCTGCGGCGTGCAG GATACAGACAACTCCGGTGCCACCATCCTACACCTGGCAGCCCGTTTCGGTCACCACGAGGTGATCGAGTGGCTCCTCCGCTTCGGAGGCAGCGACCCCACAGCAGCCACCAACACGGGAGCGCTGCCCATCCACTACGCCGCGGCCAAAGGGGATTTCCCTTCCCTGCGACTCCTCTTGGGACACTGCCCCAG CACTCTGAGTGCCCAGACCAAGACGGGGGCCACCCCGCTGTACCTCGCCTGCCAGGAGGGCCacctggagatcatccagtacCTGGTGCAGGACTGCGGGGCTGATCCCCACACACGTGCCCACGATGGCATGACCCCGCTGCACGCTGCCGCACAGATGGGCCATAACACCGTCATCGTCTGGCTG ATGAGCTTCACGACGGTGAGCCTGTCGGAGCGGGACGCCGAGGGCGCCACGGCCATGCACTTCGCCGCCAGCCGTGGCCATGCCAAAGTGctgagctggctgctgctgcacggTGGGGAGATCACCGCGGACGGCTGGGGCGGAACACCGCTGCACGACGCTGCCGAGAATGGCGAGCTGGAG tgctgccagATCCTGGTGGTGAACGGCACCGACCTCAGCATCCGCGACCAGGACGGCTACACGGCAGCCGACCTCGCCGACTACAATGGCCACAGCCACTGCGCGCAGTACCTGCGCACCGTGGAGAACATG AGCGTGGAGCACCGCGTGCTGTCGCGGGACCCCTCGGCGGATGGGGAGTGCCGGCAGCCGGACTCGGGCATGTCCTCACCCAACACCACGGCGTCGGCACCCCAGGCGCGCTTCGAGGTGGGCTCCCCCACCAGCACCCTCTCCAACTACGACTCCTGCCACTCCAGCCAGTCCAGCACCGGCGACAAGAGGGGCGGCCCCCCGGGGGCCCCCGCCTCCC GGGTGCCCGAGCCGGCGCTGGCGGACATGCAGGCGTACATGGACATGCTGGACCCCGAGACGCGGCCGCGGGGACGGGGGCCCGCAGGGGAGGGTCCCCCCCCGCCTCCGCCCCCCACATTCCCCCCACCACCGCCACCACCCCCCGGGTACCCCGCGCCCGCCCCCCCCGCCGCACCCCACACCGCAGACATCTACGTGCGGGCCAAGAACAACCTGCGGCACGTGGAGAGCCAGGCGCTGCGCCGAGAG TTGGCATCACGCGAGAGCAGCCCCGAGGGCCTGCGCAGGGTGGACTCCAGCCGGCGGTCGAGGAACTTTGGCAAGCAGCCAAGCACCGGTGACTACTACAAGCACCTGGGGCACGGTGCAGCCGAGCAGCCCGGCGCCCGGCGGATGGCGCACAGCGAGGAG GCATCGCCCATCTCAGCGGACACCATGCGCAATGGGGAAAGCAAGCCCGGTGCCGAGATGCCGCCACCACCGCCACCACCACCGCTGCCCGATGCcacctgccccacagctccacCGCCACCGCCGATGGCCGAGACCCCCGCCGGCGCGCGCCGCTCGTCCTCCTCCACGGGAA GCACCAAGTCCTTCAACATGATGTCCCCCACCGGTGACAACTCGGAGCTGCTGGCTGAGATCAAGGCTGGGAAGAGCCTCAAGCCGACACCACAGAGCAAAGGTTTCACCACCGTCTTCTCCGGCAGCGGCCAGGCAGGGGCCAAC GCAGAGTCGCCGGTGTCCTCCCCATCACCCACCAGGACACCCACCCCTCCGGCCACCCCTGAGGCCACCGGGCCACCGCCCTGCCTGGCAGGCAGCTCACCGGAGCCGGTGCTCAATGGGAGCTCGCCGGTGCCGGCGGCAGGCGCTGGGGCAGCGGTGGAGGCGGAGGCGCTGGTGCCGAGCCACGATGAGCAGGGCCGGCCCATTCCCGAGTGGAAGCGGCAGGTGATGGTGCGCAAGCTGCAGCTCCGcatgcaggaggaagaggagcagcgCCGCAAG CCCGGGAGCCGCTCGCCCCCCCCGTGCCGGCACGGGCCGCCGGGAGCCGCGGGGCAGCCGATGCGGGAGGAGGATGTGCGGCACGTGGAGCGGCGGCTGGGGAGCCTGCGGGTGATGCGGGAGGCGCAGCCGGGGCCGCCGCTGCCCgggcagctggagcaggagctggtgccGCTCCTGCCGCGCCGCACGGCCCCGGCGCCCCGGGGTGCGCCCGCCCGTCAGGATGGGCCCGTTTGCGGGCTTGGGGCGGGGAGCAGCCCCGGCACCCCGCACGATGCCCAGCGCGAGATCCGCGGCTGCGGTGTGTCCGTCCGCAGCCTCAAGGCCAACTAcgaggggccgggggggggcccCGCGCCCCTTCCCAGGGTCACCAAGCGCAAGCGCTCGCAGCCCCCCGGCAGCACCCGCCGGCCCGTCCTGGAGGAGGAGTACGGGGCCGAGGCGCGCAAGGAACGCGCCATCCGCCTCTTCCTGGAGCACTGGAGGAAGCGGGTGCTGGCGGCGGTGCCCGGCGAGGAGCGGCTGCAGTGGccgggggggcggcggcgggcggcggggcggctGCTGGCGCGCTGGAGGAGCATCGCCCGCCGTGTGCCGGGCCGGCAGCTCCGGCGGCTGAGCCGCGCCACGGCGCTGTACTGGCCCCAGCACTTCCTGCCCCACGTCGGCGGCTCGCCCGTGCCCCACGACAGCCTCCCCCTCGACCTCTTCATGCTGGGCTACTTCCAGCTGCTGGAGATGCCGCTGAGCCCCGAGGAGCGGCGCTTCCGCCACCTCCTCTGCTACGAGATGTTCGACCGcctgggcagccacagctggcaCCGCGTGCGGCGCTTCCACCGCGCCGCGCTGGAGCGGGTCGAGGCCGGTCACCGCTGCTGGTGCGACGGCTTTGAGGACCTGGTGCACGAGTTCTTTGGGGACAGCCCCGCCACGGCGGCACCGAGCCCGCCGCAGCCCCGCGCCGTGCCCGCACCGCAAGGGGAAGGGGCCGCAGCGCCGGCACCAGTGCCGGAGCTGGGCGAGTTCAGCGAGGAGGATGTCTGTCGCTTCATCGACCGCAGCTTCTCCTtctggaaggagaaggaggtggAGATGTCCGACACCTGA